One genomic window of Cydia pomonella isolate Wapato2018A chromosome 6, ilCydPomo1, whole genome shotgun sequence includes the following:
- the LOC133519167 gene encoding UPF0489 protein C5orf22 homolog: MAENGEKRSEPPLKRFKKVPVYVVEEHNDALQFIYSAIGGKKLPLEGTTLLHFDAHPDMLIDRRLKGAEARAGRELLPLLQIENWIVPAAAAGHIGRVVWLRPPWAKQFKDGSRVIDVGDHPDNGLLRVNSKEPYYMSDALYSSKLYNKRTFTLTVAEVPDPDHTEDETHMKILAKELAISYPYVLDIDLDFFSTGNPFLSLYENIQLYDRLEPIFGFKLPDSDDNETVEKFVDLRERQLNELDNLFQHLEEHNNLENYEGEKTETFQKVSDIASAVLSEAGRLGQPPNWWAVYAGGCTRDQGGLPHHISTEEEVRHKMDTIIRPLLKALPPPVLVTVARSTDDGYCPPDQVDYIQSLVLHMLKEIYDTDEPEYYYLKVSNED; encoded by the exons ATGGCGGAAAATGGCGAGAAACGAAGTGAGCCGCCTTTGAAGCGCTTCAAAAAAGTGCCAGTTTATGTAGTGGAGGAACACAACGATGCATTACAGTTTATTTACTCCGCCATCGGAGGAAAAAAATTGCCTTTGGAAGGAACGACTCTACTTCACTTCGACGCTCACCCTGACATGCTTATAGATCGTAGATTGAAGGGTGCTGAGGCCCGGGCTGGCAGAGAACTTTTGCCTTTGTTACAAATAGAGAACTGGATAGTTCCTGCGGCTGCGGCTGGACACATAGGCCGTGTTGTATGGCTGCGGCCACCTTGGGCAAAACAATTCAAAGATGGCTCTCGTGTCATAGACGTCGGCGATCACCCGGATAACGGCTTACTGCGCGTTAATAGCAAAGAACCATATTATATGTCTGATGCCCTCTATTCTTCCAAACTGTACAACAAACGAACCTTCACACTAACTGTAGCAGAAGTCCCAGACCCGGACCATACTGAAGACGAAACCCATATGAAAATACTGGCTAAAGAACTAGCAATATCGTACCCTTATGTTCTCGATATCGATTTAGACTTCTTTAGCACGGGAAATCCCTTTTTATCCCTTTATGAAAATATACAGCTGTACGACCGCTTGGAGCCAATCTTCGGATTTAAACTTCCCGATAGCGACGATAACGAAACTGTAGAGAAATTTGTGGATTTACGTGAAAGGCAATTGAACGAACTCGATAACTTATTCCAGCACCTCGAGGAACATAATAATTTGGAAAATTATGAAGGTGAAAAGACGGAGACTTTTCAGAAA GTTTCAGATATCGCCTCGGCTGTGTTATCCGAAGCTGGGCGGTTGGGCCAGCCGCCGAATTGGTGGGCGGTGTACGCGGGCGGATGCACGCGCGACCAGGGCGGGTTGCCGCATCACATTAGCACAGAGGAGGAGGTGCGACATAAAATGGACACGATCATCAGACCATTGTTGAAAGCCTTGCCGCCACCTGTTTTGGTGACCGTCGCGAGGTCTACTGACGACGGTTACTGCCCTCCGGATCAG GTTGACTACATTCAATCACTAGTACTCCATATGCTTAAAGAAATTTATGATACCGATGAAccagaatattattatttaaaagtgaGCAACGAAGATTAA